In Candidatus Paceibacterota bacterium, one DNA window encodes the following:
- the ftsH gene encoding ATP-dependent zinc metalloprotease FtsH, whose product MDKIDVPKIKNSQKWANFLKQSSQILFLILVVIFVINSFTAKSKKNILTISQLAQKINNNEIAKIDTTATDIIATAADKKTVFFVSKEPNVSVVETLKNFGVTEQALQSVDINVNNSNFWEIVSTLLQIILPLGLMFFLFRSLTKQTEKGAIQAFSFGKANIKFFTPDKDSITFKDVAGVKEAKEELAEVVEFLKNPKKFQDLGAKIPRGVLMVGAPGSGKTLLARAVAGEAQVPFFHVSASEFVEMFVGVGASRVRDLFALAKKMSPSIIFIDEIDAVGRERGSGLGGGHDEREQTLNQILVEMDGFDRSTNVIVIAATNRPDVLDQALLRPGRFDRRVVLDLPSINDREEILKIHSKDKTLDKDVNLRQVAERTPGFSGAELANLMNEAAILAAKRNQKSIAETDILESIEKVILGPERRSAVFTEEEKKITAYHEAGHALVTAFYPQFDTVRKISIISRGEAAGYTLKMPNEDKHFKTKSEFKAELITLLGGYTAEEIIFKEVSTGAANDLEVATTLARNLVTRYGMSDKLGPVSLGKPETMLFLGRDLSTEKAYSEATAQIIDSETKKLVDEAHAQATKLLKDNVTTLDTLAKELIKKETLEKEEFEEIVKNILPK is encoded by the coding sequence ATGGACAAAATTGATGTGCCCAAAATTAAAAACAGTCAAAAGTGGGCTAATTTTCTCAAACAAAGCAGCCAGATTCTTTTCCTTATTTTGGTTGTTATTTTTGTAATCAACAGCTTTACCGCTAAAAGTAAAAAGAATATTCTCACTATTTCTCAGCTAGCCCAAAAAATTAATAACAATGAGATCGCTAAAATTGATACTACCGCCACCGATATTATCGCCACAGCTGCAGACAAGAAAACTGTATTTTTCGTTTCTAAGGAACCGAACGTCTCTGTCGTAGAAACTCTCAAAAATTTTGGTGTTACTGAACAAGCTCTGCAATCAGTCGATATTAATGTTAATAATTCCAACTTCTGGGAAATAGTCTCCACTTTACTGCAAATTATTTTACCCTTGGGGCTAATGTTTTTCTTGTTTAGAAGCTTAACGAAGCAAACAGAAAAAGGGGCTATTCAGGCCTTTTCTTTCGGTAAAGCTAACATAAAGTTTTTTACTCCCGATAAAGACAGCATTACTTTTAAAGATGTCGCGGGAGTAAAGGAAGCCAAAGAAGAATTAGCTGAGGTAGTTGAATTCTTAAAAAACCCTAAAAAATTTCAAGATTTAGGCGCCAAAATTCCGCGAGGGGTATTAATGGTTGGCGCGCCCGGCTCTGGCAAAACTTTGTTAGCTCGAGCAGTGGCAGGCGAAGCCCAAGTACCCTTTTTCCACGTATCCGCCTCTGAATTCGTAGAGATGTTTGTCGGCGTAGGCGCCTCTCGCGTCAGGGACCTCTTCGCCTTGGCCAAAAAAATGTCTCCTTCTATTATCTTCATAGATGAAATTGATGCTGTGGGGAGAGAAAGGGGCTCTGGACTAGGCGGCGGACATGATGAAAGAGAACAAACTCTTAACCAAATATTAGTAGAAATGGATGGCTTTGACAGGTCAACTAATGTCATCGTGATTGCGGCTACTAATAGACCAGATGTTCTAGACCAGGCTCTTTTGCGTCCGGGAAGATTCGATAGAAGGGTAGTTTTGGATTTACCTAGCATTAATGATAGAGAGGAAATTTTAAAAATTCATTCCAAGGACAAAACCTTAGACAAAGATGTTAATCTCAGACAAGTGGCCGAAAGAACACCTGGTTTTTCGGGAGCCGAACTAGCTAATTTAATGAACGAGGCCGCAATTTTAGCCGCCAAAAGAAATCAAAAATCTATCGCGGAAACAGATATTCTGGAGTCTATCGAAAAAGTTATTTTAGGTCCCGAAAGAAGAAGCGCTGTTTTTACAGAAGAAGAGAAGAAAATTACCGCTTATCACGAAGCTGGACATGCTTTAGTAACGGCTTTTTATCCACAATTTGATACCGTAAGAAAAATCTCTATTATTAGCCGTGGCGAGGCTGCCGGTTATACCTTAAAAATGCCCAATGAAGATAAACATTTTAAAACAAAATCTGAATTTAAGGCTGAACTAATTACTTTATTAGGGGGTTATACGGCTGAAGAAATTATTTTTAAAGAAGTTTCTACTGGCGCTGCTAATGACCTTGAAGTGGCTACCACTTTAGCTAGAAATTTGGTAACTCGTTACGGTATGAGTGATAAATTAGGACCAGTATCTTTGGGTAAACCAGAAACTATGCTATTTTTAGGGAGAGACCTATCAACCGAGAAGGCTTATTCAGAAGCTACAGCCCAGATTATAGATAGCGAAACCAAAAAATTGGTAGATGAAGCTCATGCTCAGGCGACTAAATTGCTGAAGGATAATGTCACTACCCTAGATACTTTGGCCAAGGAATTGATTAAGAAAGAAACTTTGGAGAAAGAAGAGTTTGAAGAAATCGTAAAAAATATCTTGCCAAAAAA
- a CDS encoding polyribonucleotide nucleotidyltransferase: MEKRNYTTVSGDKSVSIEINNLAQQANGSVLAKMGDTTVLVTATAGQNDRFDIDYFPLSVDYEEKFYAAGKIYGSRFVRREGRASENAILVGRLIDRTLRPLFNNHLRREIQVIVTCLSLDEDNDPDILGILGASTALSLSNIPWGGPVAAVRIGYTATGEFIVNPTFSQREGLVLDMVVSGNRNKINMLEGGARECSEEIIGRAMEIAQTEINKLIDFQETIIAKEAKPKMVIPLAELSLEKIAIIKNFLNGKLEPAIFNYDGNKRLNHEQLKTIEDNLYTYLIEEEKWSSDDLKLVGIYIEEEINNLVHKKAIEEEKRPDGRKLTEIRPIEIALDILPRAHGSALFMRGETHVLSVITLGAPGDELTIQGMEITGTKKFIHHYNFPPYCSGETGPMRGPGRREIGHGALAEKGVLPMIPATETFPYTIRAVSEVLSSNGSTSMASTCATSLALMAAGVPIKELVGGVACGMMSDATGKYKLLTDIQGPEDHHGDMDFKVSGTRNGVNAIQMDVKVDGVSVAILKEAFANSCRARLEVLDKMHQVITEPRKELSPLAPRIYTLHINPELIGGLIGPGGKNINQIIKETETTIDIEEDGTIYITALDKAGADKAILMITNSTKTYNEGDVVEGKVSQIKDFGAIVDLDSNHDGLLHISEMAPWHVNNVTDVVNLGDVIKVRIKKVENGKLSLSMKEFNTMPEPANNGTAPSSYSARPRRDFGRTDRRPPRRNY, translated from the coding sequence ATGGAAAAAAGAAATTATACGACAGTCTCCGGAGATAAATCCGTTAGTATAGAAATAAACAATCTAGCTCAACAGGCTAATGGGTCGGTCTTGGCTAAAATGGGAGACACTACAGTGCTTGTCACTGCCACTGCTGGGCAAAACGATAGATTTGACATAGATTATTTCCCTTTAAGCGTAGACTATGAGGAAAAATTTTATGCTGCTGGGAAAATTTATGGTTCCCGTTTTGTAAGGAGGGAGGGACGCGCTTCTGAAAATGCTATTTTAGTCGGTCGTTTAATTGACCGCACATTACGACCTCTATTTAATAATCATCTGCGCCGCGAAATACAAGTTATTGTCACTTGTTTATCACTTGACGAAGATAATGACCCAGATATTTTAGGAATATTAGGCGCCTCAACCGCTCTTTCTTTATCAAATATTCCTTGGGGAGGGCCAGTGGCTGCTGTGCGCATTGGTTATACTGCCACCGGCGAATTTATCGTTAATCCCACCTTTTCCCAAAGAGAAGGATTAGTTCTGGATATGGTAGTCTCTGGAAATCGCAACAAAATTAACATGCTTGAGGGCGGAGCAAGAGAATGCAGCGAAGAAATAATTGGCCGCGCAATGGAGATAGCGCAAACAGAAATCAACAAATTAATTGATTTCCAAGAAACTATTATAGCTAAAGAAGCTAAGCCCAAAATGGTTATTCCTTTGGCTGAACTATCCCTAGAAAAAATTGCTATCATCAAAAACTTTCTGAATGGCAAACTTGAGCCAGCTATTTTTAATTACGATGGAAATAAGCGTTTAAATCACGAGCAGCTAAAAACTATAGAAGACAATCTTTATACTTATCTTATAGAAGAAGAAAAGTGGAGTAGTGATGATTTAAAATTAGTAGGCATATACATAGAAGAAGAAATCAATAATTTAGTTCACAAAAAAGCTATCGAAGAAGAAAAACGTCCCGATGGCAGAAAATTAACAGAGATCAGGCCCATAGAAATTGCTTTAGATATTCTCCCCCGCGCTCATGGTTCAGCCTTGTTCATGCGTGGCGAGACCCATGTTTTATCAGTGATTACTTTGGGCGCGCCTGGCGACGAGTTAACTATCCAGGGCATGGAAATTACTGGAACAAAAAAGTTTATCCATCATTATAATTTTCCACCCTATTGCTCTGGCGAAACTGGTCCTATGAGGGGGCCGGGAAGAAGAGAAATCGGCCATGGCGCTTTGGCAGAAAAGGGTGTTCTCCCCATGATACCGGCTACTGAAACTTTTCCTTATACGATTCGGGCTGTCTCGGAAGTTTTATCTTCCAATGGCTCCACCTCTATGGCCTCTACCTGCGCTACCAGCTTGGCCCTAATGGCTGCCGGTGTGCCTATAAAAGAATTAGTTGGCGGTGTTGCTTGCGGAATGATGTCAGACGCCACTGGAAAATATAAACTGTTAACAGATATTCAGGGGCCAGAAGATCATCACGGCGATATGGACTTTAAGGTTTCTGGCACACGCAACGGTGTTAACGCCATACAGATGGATGTCAAAGTTGATGGTGTAAGCGTCGCCATACTCAAAGAAGCCTTTGCTAATTCTTGCAGGGCTAGATTAGAAGTATTAGACAAGATGCACCAAGTCATTACTGAGCCGCGAAAAGAATTATCTCCTCTGGCTCCGAGAATTTATACCCTGCACATCAACCCTGAATTGATTGGCGGATTAATTGGGCCCGGCGGCAAAAACATTAACCAAATAATTAAAGAAACTGAAACCACCATTGACATAGAGGAAGATGGCACAATTTATATTACCGCTCTAGATAAGGCCGGCGCCGATAAAGCTATTCTTATGATTACCAATTCCACCAAAACCTATAATGAAGGTGATGTCGTTGAGGGCAAGGTTAGCCAAATAAAAGATTTCGGAGCGATTGTTGACTTAGATTCCAATCATGACGGGCTCCTGCATATTTCCGAGATGGCTCCTTGGCACGTCAATAATGTCACTGATGTTGTTAATCTAGGAGATGTTATTAAGGTAAGAATTAAGAAAGTAGAAAATGGCAAGCTCTCCCTTTCTATGAAGGAATTCAATACTATGCCAGAACCGGCTAACAATGGAACCGCGCCCTCTTCTTATTCTGCGCGACCGCGTAGAGATTTCGGCAGGACTGATAGGCGTCCACCGAGAAGAAATTACTAA